The sequence TGCTAGAAAGTTTTTACTTTCCTTTAGActaaattcatttctttgcaACTTCCACATATTGCTTCTAATTCTTCCCTAGTTCTGCCTATCTCTATTGTCAAATAAAGCCCACTGAGAATTTCTTCCATGCCTCAAACTCTCAATGATAGCTAGTGTCCTGATAACTCTCCTCTTCCTCCAGTTAAATATCCCCAATCTCTTAAAAGAATCTATCATCATATGATGTGATCTCTAGGTTTTTCCCTGACCTGTAtccctagtaaaaaaaaaaaatctaatttatgttttaataacgTTTGGAAAACATCAAAATTCTGTAAATTCTGTGTATCCATTTAGATGCCATTAGTGTGAAATCACCTGCAGATCTCCATTTCCATCGCATAACTACCCTTACATATGAAATGTCAAGTTAGAGAAATGGTATCCTTTAGCTATGAAATACCTAATTGGTTTCACATTGGCTTTTAACATTGGGAAGTAAACAGGACTTTGGAAGAGTCTTCAAGATGCCAAATAGCTGGATTGGTCTAATATTCTAATGTGCTGGTATTGTATAAGCTCAGTGTTAAGGATTTTGTATAATTTCTTGCTAATTTCTCTGGAAATTATCATGTTTTTTCAAAGAATCAGACCAACATATTTCTGTGAgtagacatttttatttatagtgGCACTTCCAAAGTTTCTCATATCTTGAAAATATCCACAAAAATATTGACTTATTTTTACATTAGAAGGATGCATTTTGCatataaaaagagtaaaatatatactattaggcagtattttttctttgtatttgataAAACTGACTTTAGGAGCAAGCAAAATTGAACTATGATTAAAGTCTTCTATAACTGATCCCACCCatcttttaaagtataaaatgccGTTCTAATAACAATGAAAGAATGTTTTTGATAAGTaacatttatgaaaatataactTAAGTACTTCCGCGAGTTATCCCTCCCCACAACCTTCTGccatgaataataatattaaaatatatatcaaaagtaaaaacaaagcatTCGTATGATGATGATTTTTAGTTAAATACATTTTCTTATAAAGTGGCAAAATAGTATTCACAAATATACAACTaacatgaaatatttatatacagaGTGTCTTAGCTTGGAAATTTGCACAGCCTCCTGTTTCATGGTTTAACAGGCTTTCCTGTTAATTCTGTACTTGGAGGAAAAATCAGTGAGTGGAGTTAATCTCAAGTCTCAGAGTTCATAGCACATGATAGATGAGCCTGGAATTAGGGGCCCCTGGTGTTTCTGGCTGAGAGTCAGTGCTGGCAattgaagagagagaaacagggtcTTGAAGAGTCAACACGGGTTGGTCAGACGATGAGATCCGATCCACTATGCTGGATAAGCAATCCAAACTGGATAATGTGGAATTTTTGTCgttggaggaaactgaggatgggAGAGAAACAAATTATGAATTAGACATGGGTAGAAAGATTTGttactttcccctcctcctctgtcTTGATCCCTTCCTCCTACACTCAAAAGTCAGGTGGccatagaaaaagagaagcaaaaattgGAAGCAAATATCTGGGGGACTCAAGCAACAAGAACATGTCTTTAATGGCTGGATAAAAAGGGTAGTAGGTAAGGAGTAGgaacaggttttttgtttttgtttttgtttttttggattgaggtttttgtttctttgcttgcttgcttgttacttgtttgcttgtttatagCTCAAAGTATCATCAACTTAGCATTTacccaataaaaattaaaagaagtcaCACAGAACTTTGGTTTGGTTACAGCAGGGTTCTTTAAACTGTAAcaatatatttgcttttcttcatcatcttgtgtactttattttatgcaatgaATACATTATGCTAAGAAGAGATCCCTAAGCTTCATAAGCTGTCAAAGAAATCTGATGGATGTTAAAAACTCTTTTTCTAGAGTGAGCTGTTCAATGAACCAGATCTGAAGCTCTTCTATGACCATTAGCACTTACCATTTGTCATATCAGGGCAGTAGACACTGTCAAAACTGCTGTTTCTTCTGGACCACACAGGGCTGTTGCATTCAgcctaagaaaagcaaaaaaaaaaattttttttagttttagtgtCTGACAAACTGGGACTCTGAACAAGAGTTCAGATATATTCTTCTGACCCTGGTGAACCCCttacttcaattttatttttgaaatggagAGCTCTAGTGAAATTACCAGGAAAAAGAAGTGGAGgaggacaaaagagaaagaaacaaaaagggaaagaaaaaggagaaaaaagaaaaggtgaaggagaggcagagagatgcAAAGTCAATCAGAGACACTGAGTCAGCGAGAGAGAGTAGAAATGAGCTGAGCTGAGATTGCAATATTTATTGGTTTATCCATGAAGAATGGATGGAAGTAGGAGGAAGCTACCCTAATTTAGTGAGAGAACACTTTCCCAGGGCAACAACACATTAAAACCTGGCACAGATGAAGCAAACGCTCTCAGAAAAGAATGCATCAACAACTTCTCAGAGCCAGGCTTTCTCAGGGGAGGGTTTATGgcttgagcatttttttttccatttcttcattaaGTTATTAAAAACATGGGCAATGTAGGCTTCAGAGATTGCGCCTTAGTTCTCTGTGTGTGGCAACGCAGACTTAAATTACATATTTGAAAAGACTATAATGGAGAAAACATTTCATTGCTTCCTCCCAAAGATCACTTTGTGATCTTTCTCCTTAGCAGCAGCCTTTGGCAAGCAGCACCTTGCTGAATGAGGTGCCCTCCACTGCCTTAGAAATACAAATAGGATTGGGTCAATTACAGAGGAGTTGTGTATACTTAACAGCTGACTTCCAGGGGAAGAATTGGAAGGACCCTTAGAGAACATCTAGATCAACACCCCTCATCTTGCAGATGATCAAATTGGGGCCCATAAGGTCACATAGAGATGAGCAACATCTAGGAAACAGGTTTTCTTGGTGTCAGCCTAATGGTCTCTATTCCTGGCTGGCTGCTTCCCTAAAACAGAACCATGTAATCTTTGTAAGTCTGGGtctattcaatattttacaatattaaaaattacCACATCATAgccttgagttaaaaaaaaaaacaagccaccTAATACTtctagtattttttcattttttaataattctaataAAAGAAGACAATCATCTATGTAGGAACTTCTTACCATCCCATCTGAGCAGTTGGAAGTGGGGCTGGTAGGTTCAGAACAGCTCTGCCCGGGTAGAGTATAGTAGTTTTCGACCTGTTCCCTCAGCAGTTCTTGGAGGCTCTCGATGTATCTGATAGCATTCCTGAGGATCTCTACCTTGGGGAGTCTCTGGTTAGGATTGGCCGTAGTACACCTCTTCAGTGTCTCAAAAGCCTGGTTCACCTTCTTCAGCCTCCGCCTTTCCCGCATGGTGGCCGCCTTCCTTCTGTCCATGGTGGTAGACTTCCTCTTGCAGGCTTTGCAAGCCCACATGAGGCAATGGCCCGCTTGGTGGTGACCCGTCGGGGCTCGCACATGCTCCTCTTCGTCCGAGCCTTGGAGGTCTGTTTTGTGGGCTCCGAAAGAAGTCATTCTGGACTCAAACTCATCCCCGAAGTCCCCTTCTGGAGAAGGGATGCAGGAGCTGTCGTAGAAAAATTCGGATGGGGAGAACTGGCAGCTCTCCATCATTTCCATTCTgccagaggagagagggagggatgttGCACCtggagggcagagagagagagactccaGTGAAAGTTATCCTGGCGTTCCACTAGGTCAATTTCTTCAGCAATTAGCTCGGGGAGAGGCTAGTGTCCTTAACTCAGAGGCATGGCCTCTTTATATATTCATGGAGAGGGAGGTTGGTCTACAGTGGCTACTCATTATTAGCATATCCCACCACAACCCCTACTGGGGGCTGTCTGGGCAAACCTACTTTCCCCAGGAGACAATTTGCTGTTTACAACGCCTTTTGACTAGTTAATGATTTTACTGCATTTCTTTTTAATGGGAGCTGGCTTCTCCacccacccagcccctcccccttttccctcttacTTTCACTCACAACTTAACCAAACCATGAGACTATTTCTAAATGTGATTTTAGCAATaagcaaaattaaattttatgaacttttcccctttcttcaaaTCTCTCTCCCCACACCCCCCTTTCGAAACAACCTAGACCTGGGGAAAACAATCCCTAGAGGAGacacagaaaataagaaattttataggTGGAGAGAGGGCCCTTCTATTGAATCAGTTATTTCTCCTCTCCAGTAACTTCACATCAAGAATTCTTCAGAAGTGTGCACAATACATGAGTTTCATAAACTTGAAAATTCATTGGACTCTtaagtttttcatcttttatggCCTAGTTTAAGAATTCTTCTAAGTAAGACTTAGataaagccatttttaaaaaagtcattgtTTTAATGGAGATTTTAACAAATCAGTCTTTTCTTAAATGCATATCATTGATCCATTTTAAAAGAGATGGTGGAAAGAGGCATAACCAAATAAATGAGTTGACTTGAATCCAAAATGTCTTTAGCCTTTGAAATCAAGGGGCCTCAACAaaccccagaaaaaaagaagacacaaataaagaaaagagaaagaatgaaagagaaaattacatCCTAACTTAATCCGTCTAACTTTTCTTGGTCTCTAGCTCTGACTCTCGTGCTTCCACAGACATAACAGAGAAGCAAGACTTGGGGTTTGCTCATTTTCTGCTTTCAAGCAAACTTACACCGTTACAGATGCGTCCCAGCTGCTGGAGCCACAATCCCTCCTGCTAGTGTAAAATTTCTAACCCC comes from Sarcophilus harrisii chromosome 5, mSarHar1.11, whole genome shotgun sequence and encodes:
- the MYF5 gene encoding myogenic factor 5; the encoded protein is MEMMESCQFSPSEFFYDSSCIPSPEGDFGDEFESRMTSFGAHKTDLQGSDEEEHVRAPTGHHQAGHCLMWACKACKRKSTTMDRRKAATMRERRRLKKVNQAFETLKRCTTANPNQRLPKVEILRNAIRYIESLQELLREQVENYYTLPGQSCSEPTSPTSNCSDGMAECNSPVWSRRNSSFDSVYCPDMTNVSSNDKNSTLSSLDCLSSIVDRISSSDQPVLTLQDPVSLSSIASTDSQPETPGAPNSRLIYHVL